The Neisseria yangbaofengii genome contains a region encoding:
- a CDS encoding DUF2868 domain-containing protein, whose translation MLNPKHKLAELVRILEERDYIFPADPAQITESLRHVDGQPEGKILRRAEMIDCNHQLQDALEYAKSTAFWLWVVGVSLMFASGFSGTYILMDNQGLNFFLILASVLGMNTIMLMIWLVSVVFRFKFGNVISHPMTWMRGKDSVNQAMLRLYTEEWKQPSTRWLIGRTSHSLWLATLSGMLISVLMLLLVRQYTFNWESTLLTNTASVKAIEWLGWLPSKIGFPVPDANAVLQGRLNSNIDDARAWSGLLVGSIVCYGILPRFIAWLACKIMLKISRTPLPLDKPYYQKIIQQWQNKIIDADTQSETVAAVSPKINISDAPKWAVMLETQWPDDSWFARTLGQDWIDKGVADSRGTVYALANELQQQSAQLLIGVRAHTVPDRGVLRQITQLAEAAKGGAVVQLLADQHLSDGLQENLQHWHQALNERNLAWLNPPKLNQELRLQQSQQAV comes from the coding sequence ATGCTTAATCCGAAACACAAACTTGCTGAACTGGTGCGCATTTTGGAAGAACGGGATTATATTTTTCCTGCCGATCCGGCTCAAATCACGGAATCGTTGCGCCATGTCGACGGACAGCCCGAAGGTAAAATATTGCGTCGCGCGGAAATGATCGACTGCAATCATCAGTTGCAGGATGCGTTGGAATACGCCAAAAGCACGGCATTTTGGCTGTGGGTTGTCGGCGTGTCGTTGATGTTTGCCAGCGGCTTTTCCGGCACTTATATTCTAATGGACAACCAAGGTTTGAATTTTTTCCTGATTTTGGCGAGCGTATTGGGCATGAATACCATTATGCTGATGATTTGGCTGGTGTCTGTGGTATTCCGCTTTAAATTCGGTAATGTCATCAGCCACCCGATGACCTGGATGCGCGGCAAAGATTCGGTCAATCAGGCCATGTTGCGTTTATATACTGAAGAATGGAAGCAGCCTTCCACGCGTTGGCTGATTGGCCGCACGTCACACAGCTTATGGTTGGCGACTTTGTCGGGTATGCTGATTTCCGTATTGATGTTGTTGCTGGTGCGCCAATATACATTCAACTGGGAAAGTACCTTGCTGACCAATACTGCTTCAGTCAAAGCTATTGAATGGCTGGGATGGCTGCCGTCGAAAATTGGTTTTCCCGTGCCCGATGCCAATGCGGTATTGCAAGGCCGTCTGAACAGTAATATTGATGATGCGCGCGCGTGGTCGGGCTTGTTGGTCGGCAGCATTGTGTGCTACGGTATTTTGCCGCGTTTCATTGCATGGCTGGCCTGTAAAATCATGCTTAAAATCAGCCGCACACCATTGCCGCTGGATAAACCGTATTATCAAAAAATTATCCAACAATGGCAGAACAAAATCATCGATGCCGATACGCAAAGTGAAACCGTTGCCGCCGTGTCGCCGAAAATCAACATCAGCGATGCACCGAAATGGGCGGTGATGTTGGAAACGCAGTGGCCGGACGATTCGTGGTTTGCTCGCACGCTCGGCCAAGATTGGATCGACAAAGGCGTGGCCGACAGCCGCGGTACCGTATATGCGCTGGCGAACGAATTGCAGCAGCAGTCGGCGCAATTGCTGATTGGCGTGCGCGCCCATACCGTGCCCGACCGTGGCGTGTTACGCCAAATCACCCAGTTGGCCGAAGCGGCCAAGGGCGGGGCGGTAGTGCAACTCTTGGCCGACCAACATCTTTCAGACGGCCTGCAAGAAAACCTGCAACATTGGCATCAGGCTTTGAATGAACGCAATTTGGCTTGGTTGAATCCACCGAAGCTGAATCAGGAATTGCGTTTACAGCAAAGTCAACAGGCCGTCTGA
- a CDS encoding DUF3482 domain-containing protein — translation MKTKPLSLAVVGHTNTGKTSLLRTLLRDSTFGEVKNAPSTTRHVEQAAISDGTDTLVYLYDTPGLEDAGGVLDWLEANTSSRSDGIERLQQFLGSPAAAGDFNQEAKVLRQLLQSDMALYVVDAREPVLNKYKDELTVLSWCAKPVMPVFNFIGGQDLTEWTTMLARRTLHVYSGFDTVAFDFEGEIRLWDNLATMLPERDILDCLIGMRRREWQKLDEDARREIAGFLLDVAAYKQEIDEDDNPEPALQTMQAEVRQLERKMQQQLFQLYRFYQNDIESGDWALKAFRQDPFDSDLLVQYGIRTGTGAATGALIGFGIDIATLGGSLGLGTAIGGILGGVLPNVQDISDKISGKQTLHIDPETLTLLAARALDLLNALQKRGHAAQSQVALQSGQTPWQPHKLPSELNKARSQWKWSSLNTHLPDLSHRERAEAAYNLQQKLKRE, via the coding sequence ATGAAAACAAAACCTTTATCTCTGGCCGTAGTCGGCCACACCAACACCGGTAAAACGTCGCTGCTGCGCACCTTATTGCGTGACAGCACTTTTGGCGAAGTAAAAAACGCGCCATCCACCACGCGCCATGTCGAGCAGGCAGCCATTTCAGACGGCACCGATACGCTGGTGTATTTATACGACACCCCCGGCTTGGAAGATGCAGGAGGTGTGTTGGACTGGTTGGAAGCCAATACTTCATCGCGTTCAGACGGCATTGAGCGTTTGCAGCAGTTTCTCGGCAGCCCTGCCGCTGCAGGCGATTTCAACCAGGAAGCCAAAGTATTGCGCCAATTACTGCAAAGCGATATGGCCTTGTATGTGGTGGATGCACGAGAACCGGTGCTGAACAAATATAAAGATGAGCTGACTGTGTTGTCGTGGTGCGCCAAGCCCGTGATGCCGGTGTTTAACTTTATCGGCGGACAGGATTTGACCGAATGGACCACTATGCTGGCGCGCCGAACTTTGCATGTTTACAGCGGTTTTGACACAGTTGCTTTTGATTTTGAAGGTGAAATTCGCCTGTGGGACAATTTGGCCACTATGTTGCCGGAGCGCGATATTCTTGACTGCTTAATCGGCATGCGTCGCCGCGAATGGCAAAAATTGGATGAAGATGCCCGCCGTGAGATTGCCGGTTTTCTGCTTGATGTCGCCGCTTATAAACAGGAAATCGATGAAGACGATAATCCGGAGCCGGCATTGCAAACCATGCAGGCCGAAGTGCGCCAATTAGAGCGCAAAATGCAGCAGCAATTGTTTCAGCTTTACCGTTTCTACCAAAATGACATTGAGAGCGGTGATTGGGCATTAAAAGCCTTCCGCCAAGATCCGTTTGACAGCGATTTGCTGGTGCAATACGGCATCCGTACAGGTACTGGCGCGGCCACGGGTGCATTAATCGGCTTTGGTATCGATATTGCCACACTGGGCGGATCGCTTGGCTTAGGGACGGCCATCGGCGGCATTTTGGGCGGCGTATTACCGAATGTGCAGGATATTTCCGATAAGATTTCCGGTAAACAAACCTTACATATCGACCCGGAAACCTTAACCCTGCTGGCCGCGCGTGCATTGGATTTATTAAATGCCCTGCAAAAGCGCGGTCATGCGGCGCAATCGCAAGTGGCGTTGCAAAGCGGCCAAACGCCGTGGCAGCCGCATAAACTGCCGTCTGAATTAAATAAAGCGCGTTCGCAATGGAAATGGTCGTCACTGAATACGCATTTACCTGACCTTAGCCACCGTGAGCGGGCGGAAGCTGCATATAATTTGCAACAAAAATTGAAGCGCGAATAA